In a genomic window of Chryseobacterium sp. G0162:
- a CDS encoding penicillin-binding transpeptidase domain-containing protein, with amino-acid sequence MQKQNEYDNKRKKTLRWGYLFAVVALCVFVMFLARIVILQNTNVQEIKDDYINKNYREATLKAARGNLFASDGSILATTVMRYDIYLDFKTMKDTIYSNNIGALTDSLSKMFGKSRGEFRQKFDEQKKKKNQYYTLVKGLDFDQYDRIRNFPIFKRGKNKGGFIVDRNYKRELATSEIGAGTIGMDNGELKSGLEGAFSKHLTGTDGKRLEQRINSSQWKPIDFWKVQEPIDGEDVYTTLDLRIQDIAHSALEKQLVHYEAKHGTVIVMEVETGKVRALVNLRRTESGEYEDSYNYALKDNIEPGSTFKTISLLAAMDDGFIDENTTVNVGNGVWTYAKQRISDGHGGGTYDISDVLAKSSNVGTAKLITKFYAEKPQIFLDHLKRWKLFDKMDIELPGITKPKIVTPENKRWNAATLASISYGYSSNINLLQLTSFYNGVANGGKMLKPLFIDKIMKDGKVMYSAKPEVMVNKMASEKAIKMMTSALTKAVEKGTGRSIFTPNLKMAGKTGTARFEYWLPGPMKYRASFAGFYPADAPKYTCYVMVSEPNTSIGFYGGPVAAPVFKEIAGKTFLKTPQNIEKEMLVDKKVNLSKMVEPNVKVAVNDKQMPNVVGLIGKNVIPQLENLGYRVDFKGVGRIKEQFPLEGTTISKNQRIYLSLQN; translated from the coding sequence ATGCAAAAGCAAAATGAATACGACAACAAACGTAAAAAAACGTTACGATGGGGCTACCTCTTTGCAGTGGTAGCTTTGTGCGTGTTTGTAATGTTCTTGGCAAGGATTGTCATCCTTCAGAATACCAATGTCCAGGAAATTAAAGATGATTACATTAACAAAAACTATCGCGAAGCTACTTTAAAAGCTGCCCGCGGTAATTTATTCGCTTCCGATGGCTCTATTTTGGCCACAACCGTAATGCGATATGACATCTATCTTGACTTCAAAACGATGAAAGATACGATTTACAGCAACAACATCGGAGCTTTAACGGATTCTCTGAGCAAAATGTTCGGAAAATCCAGAGGAGAGTTCAGACAAAAATTTGACGAACAGAAGAAAAAGAAAAATCAATATTATACCCTGGTCAAAGGGCTTGATTTTGATCAGTACGATAGAATCAGAAACTTCCCGATCTTCAAAAGAGGTAAAAACAAAGGTGGTTTCATTGTAGACAGAAACTACAAAAGAGAGCTTGCCACTTCTGAAATCGGAGCCGGAACTATCGGTATGGATAACGGAGAACTTAAGTCCGGATTAGAAGGAGCTTTTTCAAAACATTTAACAGGAACTGACGGAAAAAGATTAGAACAAAGAATAAACTCTTCCCAGTGGAAACCTATTGACTTCTGGAAAGTTCAGGAACCTATCGACGGAGAAGATGTTTATACAACCTTAGACCTTAGAATTCAAGACATTGCACACTCTGCATTAGAGAAACAACTGGTCCATTATGAAGCCAAACACGGAACCGTAATTGTAATGGAAGTGGAAACCGGAAAAGTACGTGCTTTGGTTAACTTAAGAAGAACAGAATCAGGAGAATACGAAGACTCTTACAACTATGCGTTAAAAGATAATATCGAGCCAGGATCCACCTTCAAAACCATTTCGCTGCTAGCAGCAATGGATGATGGATTCATCGATGAAAACACAACGGTAAATGTAGGAAATGGAGTTTGGACGTATGCCAAGCAAAGAATTTCTGATGGTCACGGCGGAGGAACTTATGATATCAGTGATGTATTAGCAAAATCCAGTAACGTAGGAACAGCAAAACTCATCACAAAGTTTTATGCTGAAAAACCACAAATTTTCCTTGATCACCTGAAACGTTGGAAATTATTCGACAAAATGGACATCGAACTTCCGGGAATCACAAAACCGAAGATCGTAACCCCGGAAAATAAAAGATGGAATGCGGCAACACTAGCCTCTATCTCTTACGGATACTCTTCAAACATCAACCTGTTACAGCTGACAAGCTTCTATAATGGAGTTGCCAACGGAGGTAAAATGCTTAAACCACTGTTCATCGATAAGATCATGAAAGACGGAAAGGTAATGTACAGCGCAAAGCCTGAAGTTATGGTAAATAAAATGGCATCCGAAAAGGCCATCAAAATGATGACCAGCGCATTAACTAAGGCTGTAGAAAAAGGAACAGGACGAAGCATCTTCACTCCCAACCTGAAAATGGCAGGAAAAACAGGAACCGCAAGATTTGAATACTGGCTTCCTGGCCCAATGAAATATCGCGCATCATTTGCAGGATTCTATCCGGCTGATGCTCCAAAATATACATGTTATGTGATGGTAAGCGAACCCAATACATCAATTGGGTTTTATGGAGGACCAGTAGCAGCACCGGTGTTTAAAGAAATCGCAGGAAAAACCTTCCTGAAAACACCACAAAACATTGAAAAAGAAATGCTCGTGGACAAAAAGGTAAACCTGAGTAAAATGGTGGAACCTAATGTAAAAGTAGCAGTCAATGATAAGCAAATGCCTAATGTAGTAGGATTGATCGGTAAAAACGTCATCCCACAATTGGAAAATTTAGGATACCGTGTCGATTTTAAAGGAGTTGGACGAATAAAAGAACAATTCCCATTAGAAGGCACAACCATTAGTAAGAACCAGAGAATATATTTATCTCTACAGAATTAA
- a CDS encoding FtsL-like putative cell division protein: MAKRTTNRPQKRLTFIDIIKGNFLNRDEIKIHYRYFLLLFILMMAMIYSNHLVNKKIKIVNALKEETEEYKSRNAYAQSKLIKVKMESELGKEVARDSLMTLENHPHKLLIKLDSTDAKAK, encoded by the coding sequence GTGGCAAAAAGAACAACAAATCGCCCCCAGAAAAGACTCACTTTTATAGACATTATAAAAGGAAACTTTCTGAATCGTGATGAGATCAAAATACATTACAGGTATTTTCTCTTGTTGTTTATCCTGATGATGGCTATGATTTACAGTAACCATCTCGTCAATAAAAAAATTAAAATTGTAAACGCCTTAAAGGAAGAAACAGAAGAATATAAATCGAGAAACGCTTACGCCCAGAGTAAGCTAATCAAGGTGAAAATGGAATCAGAGCTGGGGAAAGAGGTTGCACGAGACTCATTAATGACCTTAGAAAACCATCCTCATAAATTGCTAATAAAACTGGACAGTACAGATGCAAAAGCAAAATGA
- the rsmH gene encoding 16S rRNA (cytosine(1402)-N(4))-methyltransferase RsmH, producing MYHNPVLLKQSVDDLVTNPDGIYVDCTFGGGGHSREILSRLSDKGKLFSFDQDLDALKNTIDDPRFTLVNQNFRFLENSLLMYGIPQVDGVLADLGVSSHQFDEADRGFSTRSNAPLDMRMNVMQSLDAKRVINEYGEEELADIFYYYGELREARKLAREIVHHRKTKSINTTEDLKKLFSYIPPHKVNKFYAQLFQAVRIEVNQELEVLKEMLVQAFNVLKPEGRLVVISYHSLEDRLVKRFLKNGMFEGEPERDIYGNYKKAFELMKSKAIIPDNKEIEENSRARSAKMRTGIKV from the coding sequence ATGTATCATAACCCCGTTTTGTTGAAGCAGAGTGTAGATGATTTGGTGACGAATCCTGACGGAATCTATGTGGACTGCACCTTTGGAGGTGGTGGCCACTCAAGAGAGATTTTGAGCAGACTTTCTGACAAAGGAAAACTGTTCAGCTTCGATCAGGATCTGGATGCGCTTAAAAATACAATTGATGATCCCAGATTTACATTAGTTAATCAGAATTTCAGATTTCTGGAAAACTCTTTATTAATGTATGGCATTCCTCAGGTTGATGGTGTTTTGGCTGATTTGGGAGTTTCTTCTCATCAGTTTGACGAAGCAGACAGAGGATTTTCTACAAGAAGCAATGCTCCTTTAGACATGCGAATGAACGTCATGCAGAGTCTTGACGCTAAAAGAGTAATCAATGAATACGGCGAGGAAGAACTTGCAGATATTTTTTATTACTATGGAGAATTAAGAGAAGCAAGAAAGCTGGCAAGGGAAATTGTTCATCATAGAAAAACAAAAAGTATAAATACCACAGAGGATTTGAAAAAGCTTTTCAGCTACATTCCCCCTCATAAGGTAAATAAATTCTATGCTCAGCTATTTCAGGCAGTAAGAATAGAGGTAAATCAGGAACTTGAAGTATTGAAAGAAATGCTGGTACAGGCTTTCAATGTTTTAAAACCAGAAGGAAGATTAGTCGTAATATCTTACCATTCTTTAGAAGACCGATTGGTAAAAAGATTCCTGAAAAATGGAATGTTCGAAGGAGAACCGGAAAGAGATATCTACGGAAATTATAAAAAGGCATTCGAATTGATGAAGAGTAAAGCAATCATTCCTGACAATAAGGAGATTGAAGAAAACTCAAGAGCAAGAAGTGCTAAAATGAGAACAGGAATTAAAGTGTAA
- the mraZ gene encoding division/cell wall cluster transcriptional repressor MraZ, translating to MKNFIGTYECKIDDKGRLKVPSSLIKQMENFEDKAFVVKRSVFQPCLEVYPMNAWDKLMGKINKLNRFIKKNADFIRMFTAGVKTVELDNAGRLQISKDLMTFSNLQKEVVITSAGELFEIWDKEAYEQVISTNETDFASLAEDVMGSFDEE from the coding sequence ATGAAAAATTTCATTGGGACATATGAGTGTAAAATTGACGACAAAGGCCGCTTAAAAGTTCCTTCATCTTTAATCAAACAGATGGAAAACTTCGAAGACAAGGCATTTGTAGTCAAAAGATCTGTGTTCCAACCTTGTCTGGAAGTCTATCCAATGAATGCGTGGGATAAACTGATGGGCAAAATTAATAAACTGAACAGATTCATAAAAAAGAATGCTGATTTCATACGAATGTTTACGGCAGGAGTAAAAACAGTAGAATTGGATAATGCCGGAAGATTACAGATTTCCAAAGACCTGATGACTTTTTCAAATCTTCAGAAGGAAGTAGTAATCACCAGCGCGGGAGAACTTTTCGAAATTTGGGATAAAGAAGCCTACGAACAGGTAATCTCCACCAATGAAACTGATTTTGCCAGCCTTGCCGAAGATGTAATGGGCTCTTTTGACGAAGAATAA
- a CDS encoding alpha/beta fold hydrolase: MIFSTKKEKKYSYVEAGEGHPLVLLHGLMGGLSNFDKMVDFFSDRGFKVYVPQLPIYDLPVLNTNLTTIAKYIIKFIESHISGPVTIVGNSMGGHVGLILTLARPDLVKNLVLTGSSGLYERTFGDSFPRKNDRSYIRKKTEEVFYDPKVATEDLVDEVFAVVNDRMKGIKTVMLARSAIKHNMLNDLPKITTPTCLIWGRQDNVTPPEVAEDMHKFIPNSDLFWIDHCGHAAMMEKPEEFNEILYNWVKDKV, from the coding sequence ATGATATTTAGTACAAAAAAAGAAAAGAAATATTCCTATGTAGAGGCTGGGGAAGGACATCCATTAGTGCTGCTGCACGGGTTAATGGGTGGTTTGAGTAATTTCGATAAAATGGTAGATTTTTTTTCGGACAGAGGATTCAAGGTATATGTTCCTCAGTTGCCCATCTATGATTTGCCAGTACTCAATACGAATCTTACCACTATCGCGAAATATATCATCAAGTTTATAGAAAGTCATATTTCAGGACCTGTTACCATTGTTGGAAACTCAATGGGAGGACATGTTGGGCTTATTTTGACTTTGGCAAGACCTGATCTGGTAAAAAATTTAGTTCTTACCGGGAGCTCAGGATTGTATGAAAGAACTTTTGGTGACAGTTTTCCAAGAAAGAATGACAGATCTTATATCAGAAAGAAAACAGAAGAGGTTTTTTATGACCCGAAAGTTGCTACTGAAGATCTTGTAGATGAAGTTTTTGCAGTGGTGAATGACAGAATGAAGGGAATAAAAACAGTAATGTTGGCCAGAAGTGCCATCAAACACAATATGCTGAATGACCTTCCTAAGATTACAACACCTACGTGTCTGATCTGGGGGAGACAGGACAATGTAACTCCTCCGGAAGTGGCTGAGGATATGCATAAGTTTATTCCTAATTCGGACCTGTTTTGGATAGATCATTGCGGTCATGCTGCCATGATGGAAAAGCCAGAAGAGTTCAATGAAATCCTATACAACTGGGTAAAAGATAAAGTTTAA
- the yihA gene encoding ribosome biogenesis GTP-binding protein YihA/YsxC, with protein MVIKTATFVKSSGKWQDCPEPNLPEYAFIGRSNVGKSSLINAMMNHKDLAKTSQTPGKTQLINHFLVNENWYLTDLPGYGYAKVSKALRKDFEKLITNYILNRRNLVNLFVLVDSRHAPQKIDLEFIQWCGESGVPFSIVFTKSDKLKPSEVIKNFENYKSELHKTWEDLPELYITSAEKKTGGDEILKFIDTTNDFLTQNSVSFDEQ; from the coding sequence ATGGTTATTAAGACAGCAACATTTGTAAAAAGTAGTGGAAAATGGCAGGATTGTCCTGAACCAAATCTTCCTGAATATGCTTTTATTGGAAGGTCCAATGTAGGAAAGTCTTCATTGATCAACGCTATGATGAATCATAAAGATTTAGCTAAAACATCACAGACTCCAGGAAAAACCCAGCTGATTAATCATTTTCTAGTTAATGAAAACTGGTATCTTACAGATTTACCGGGATATGGATATGCAAAGGTTTCAAAGGCTCTTCGAAAGGATTTTGAGAAGCTGATTACCAATTATATTCTGAACAGAAGAAATCTTGTAAACCTTTTTGTATTGGTAGATTCAAGACACGCTCCTCAGAAGATTGACCTGGAATTTATCCAATGGTGTGGAGAAAGTGGGGTGCCATTTTCAATCGTTTTTACCAAGTCGGATAAGTTAAAACCAAGCGAGGTTATTAAAAACTTTGAAAATTATAAATCGGAATTGCATAAAACATGGGAGGATCTTCCTGAATTATATATTACTTCAGCTGAAAAGAAAACAGGTGGTGATGAGATTCTGAAGTTCATAGACACCACGAATGACTTTTTAACTCAAAATAGTGTAAGCTTCGATGAGCAATAA
- a CDS encoding GNAT family N-acetyltransferase, whose amino-acid sequence MSNNTLWKIKTFDEFTVPELYAILKARIDVFVIEQNCPYPDLDNYDQKAVHIWAEENGDVLAYCRIFDKGIKYDETSIGRVLTTEKGRGKSLGKLLIKYAVDTIENRFHTSEIRISAQDYLLRFYGDFGFEDTGKKYLEDDIPHTEMIRK is encoded by the coding sequence ATGAGCAATAATACTCTCTGGAAAATAAAAACCTTTGATGAGTTTACAGTTCCTGAATTGTATGCCATATTGAAAGCTCGTATAGACGTTTTTGTTATTGAGCAAAACTGTCCTTATCCTGATTTGGACAATTATGATCAGAAAGCGGTTCATATCTGGGCGGAGGAAAACGGGGATGTATTGGCGTACTGCCGTATTTTCGATAAAGGAATAAAATATGATGAAACTTCTATTGGAAGGGTTCTTACAACGGAGAAAGGCAGAGGAAAAAGTTTAGGAAAGCTATTGATTAAATATGCTGTTGATACGATAGAAAACCGTTTTCATACTTCTGAAATCAGAATTTCAGCGCAGGATTATCTGTTGAGATTTTATGGTGATTTCGGATTTGAGGATACTGGAAAGAAGTATCTGGAGGATGATATTCCGCATACGGAAATGATTAGAAAATAA
- a CDS encoding DUF6232 family protein has protein sequence METSNPTETTFYKDSSVIVTQSRFVTQSKTYAMRNISSVHIFEIIKSKTKAILMLFVGLAFLLSKNIFWVGVILLGLGVWLIFSIKNEYAVRISTNAGEANSIVSKDRNYIQKIVNALNEAIIHRG, from the coding sequence ATGGAAACCTCAAACCCAACCGAAACAACATTTTACAAAGATAGTTCTGTAATTGTTACACAATCAAGATTTGTAACCCAATCAAAAACATATGCAATGCGAAATATTTCTTCTGTTCATATTTTTGAAATTATTAAAAGTAAGACAAAAGCGATTCTAATGCTATTTGTAGGACTAGCATTTCTTTTGTCTAAAAATATTTTTTGGGTAGGAGTAATACTTTTAGGTTTAGGGGTTTGGTTAATTTTCTCTATTAAAAATGAATACGCTGTTCGAATAAGCACAAATGCAGGAGAAGCCAATAGCATCGTTTCAAAAGACAGAAATTATATTCAAAAAATTGTAAATGCTTTAAATGAAGCTATCATTCATCGAGGATAA
- a CDS encoding response regulator: MFKKVLIAEDFESFNISVQKILEELKILTMETAHYCDDAWLKIKKGLRDQNPYDLLITDLSFDSDYREQHLTTGRELIAAVKSEQPTIKTIVFSIENRPEIVDVLFKEQKIDGFVSKGRNDIKELKKAIKAVYNNEKYTSAKLKESIKNKNSYDFTKFDKILVTLLSKGMIQKNIPDYLKENNIKPSSLSSVEKSLNNLKESLDVSNNEQLIAHCKDWGII, translated from the coding sequence ATGTTTAAAAAAGTACTAATAGCCGAAGACTTTGAGAGTTTCAATATTTCCGTTCAAAAAATACTTGAAGAGTTAAAAATCCTTACAATGGAAACTGCCCACTACTGTGATGATGCTTGGTTGAAAATAAAAAAAGGGCTTAGAGATCAAAACCCATATGATCTACTTATTACAGATTTATCATTTGATTCTGATTATAGAGAACAGCATTTAACTACGGGAAGAGAGCTAATTGCTGCTGTTAAGTCTGAACAGCCTACAATTAAAACAATTGTCTTTTCAATAGAAAATAGACCTGAAATTGTAGATGTTCTTTTTAAGGAACAAAAAATAGATGGTTTTGTATCTAAAGGCAGAAATGATATTAAAGAGCTTAAAAAAGCAATAAAAGCAGTCTATAATAATGAAAAATATACTTCTGCAAAACTTAAGGAATCAATAAAAAATAAAAATTCTTATGATTTCACAAAGTTTGATAAAATTCTAGTCACATTGCTTTCCAAAGGTATGATTCAAAAAAATATCCCTGATTATTTGAAAGAAAATAATATCAAACCATCCAGTCTTAGCAGTGTTGAAAAATCTCTCAACAATCTTAAAGAATCACTAGATGTATCTAATAATGAGCAATTGATTGCTCATTGTAAAGATTGGGGAATTATATAA
- a CDS encoding ATP-binding protein codes for MKKLFIISLAILLFSCSDKQADTENGIAKTYYEKAKTDTTGSSFYYFNLAKNAYLATKDSVGAAKALVNMAILQESKGDYYGSIETSLEADRYLGKKEDSISRQTFASNYNSMAICSSYLYEFEDCIRYYQKALQYTSAKEYRYMILNNLGTAQITLKDYKAAIKNIQLALPTTDSLKYAMVINNLARAKNFDNKNYNPLSEFYKALEIRKRANNSIGENSSYATLSIFYLHSDKKKALYFAEQMLNTAKKNNSIEDQLQALQKIISLTPNNNLAYFDDFQKLNDSVQISRNKAKNQFATIRYDVEKKNLENQSLKLQKAEKEIQILWQYLLSALLIALLIISIVLYKKRQKKLQQEKEIEVKNTEIKYSKKVHDKVANKVYHVMSEVENTVNIDKNELLDKLENIYHISRDISYEDQDIILEKDFSKQLSQMLKSYSSDTIKVPIIGNEEGFWNGVSGNTKIEIFYILQELMTNMKKHSKADRVIIDFERENNLINISYTDNGVGIQEHSPKNGLKNTESRINSIHGTINFETKTEKGLKINLSFPAKK; via the coding sequence ATGAAAAAACTCTTTATCATATCTCTTGCTATTCTACTATTCTCATGTAGCGACAAACAGGCCGATACAGAAAATGGAATAGCCAAGACGTATTATGAAAAAGCTAAAACCGACACTACGGGCTCTTCATTCTATTATTTCAACTTGGCAAAGAATGCTTATCTGGCCACAAAAGACTCTGTGGGGGCGGCCAAAGCACTCGTAAACATGGCAATCCTTCAGGAAAGTAAAGGAGATTACTATGGAAGCATTGAAACCTCACTTGAAGCAGATCGATATCTGGGAAAAAAAGAAGATAGTATAAGCCGTCAAACGTTTGCTTCAAATTATAACAGCATGGCCATCTGTTCTTCCTATCTTTATGAATTTGAGGATTGCATCAGATATTATCAAAAAGCTCTTCAATATACATCTGCTAAGGAATACAGGTATATGATTTTAAATAACCTTGGGACAGCCCAAATAACCTTAAAAGATTATAAAGCAGCCATCAAAAACATACAGCTTGCATTGCCCACAACAGACAGTTTGAAGTATGCTATGGTCATTAATAATTTAGCAAGAGCAAAGAATTTCGATAATAAAAATTATAATCCTCTCTCAGAATTTTATAAAGCTCTTGAAATTAGAAAAAGAGCAAACAACAGTATCGGAGAAAATTCCAGTTATGCTACTTTATCCATCTTTTATCTTCATTCAGATAAAAAGAAAGCTCTTTATTTTGCTGAACAAATGCTCAATACTGCAAAGAAAAATAACAGTATTGAAGATCAGCTTCAGGCATTACAAAAAATAATCAGTCTTACACCCAACAATAATTTAGCCTATTTTGATGATTTTCAGAAACTAAATGACAGTGTCCAAATTTCACGAAACAAAGCAAAAAATCAATTTGCAACCATAAGGTATGATGTCGAAAAAAAGAATTTAGAAAATCAATCGTTAAAATTACAGAAAGCAGAAAAAGAAATTCAAATATTATGGCAGTATCTACTTTCAGCATTACTTATTGCACTATTAATTATTAGTATAGTTTTATATAAGAAAAGACAAAAAAAGCTTCAGCAAGAAAAAGAGATCGAAGTAAAAAATACAGAAATTAAATACTCAAAAAAGGTCCATGATAAAGTTGCCAATAAGGTGTATCATGTCATGTCAGAAGTTGAAAACACTGTAAATATTGACAAAAACGAGCTACTTGACAAATTAGAAAACATTTACCATATCTCCCGGGACATTTCTTATGAAGACCAGGATATTATTTTGGAAAAGGATTTTTCAAAACAGCTCTCTCAAATGCTCAAGTCTTATTCCTCTGACACTATTAAAGTTCCTATCATTGGAAATGAAGAAGGATTCTGGAATGGAGTATCAGGGAATACCAAAATTGAGATTTTCTATATTCTTCAGGAATTAATGACCAATATGAAAAAACACAGTAAAGCCGATCGTGTTATTATTGATTTTGAAAGAGAAAATAACCTTATCAATATTTCATATACAGATAACGGAGTAGGAATTCAGGAACATTCTCCTAAAAATGGTTTGAAAAATACGGAATCCCGTATAAATTCTATACACGGAACAATTAATTTTGAAACAAAAACAGAAAAGGGATTAAAGATAAATCTTTCATTTCCAGCCAAAAAATAA
- the msrA gene encoding peptide-methionine (S)-S-oxide reductase MsrA, protein MDNNNLETIVFGGGCFWCVESCFNLLKGVEAAISGYSGGHKENPTYQEVCTGETGHAEVVQITYNPSIISYEQLMDVFFFLHDPTQLNRQGNDIGTQYRSVIYYKDETEKQKAEQAIKASQESGRWTGTYVTELAPFEKFWPAEQYHQGYYNENPTQPYCSAVVGPKIQKFKKYFGELGMLNAE, encoded by the coding sequence ATGGATAACAATAATTTAGAAACCATCGTTTTCGGTGGTGGATGCTTCTGGTGTGTAGAAAGTTGCTTCAACTTATTAAAAGGTGTTGAAGCTGCTATATCAGGGTATTCCGGTGGTCATAAAGAAAACCCAACCTACCAGGAAGTGTGTACCGGAGAAACAGGTCATGCAGAGGTAGTACAAATCACTTATAATCCATCCATAATTTCTTATGAACAACTTATGGATGTTTTCTTCTTCCTACACGATCCTACTCAGCTTAACAGACAGGGAAATGACATTGGAACACAATACCGTTCAGTTATTTATTATAAAGATGAGACTGAAAAACAAAAAGCAGAACAAGCCATCAAAGCATCTCAGGAATCAGGAAGATGGACAGGAACTTACGTAACTGAGCTGGCTCCATTTGAAAAATTCTGGCCTGCAGAACAATACCATCAAGGGTATTATAATGAAAACCCTACACAACCATATTGTAGTGCAGTGGTTGGACCTAAAATCCAGAAGTTTAAAAAATATTTTGGAGAGTTGGGGATGCTGAATGCAGAATAG
- a CDS encoding ROK family protein, producing MSLIDLSKQVALGVDIGGTNTKFGIVNHRGEVLDKGNLKTDAYDKVEDFIDALYEHVRPLMEKHGAEKHFDGIGVGAPNANYYKGTIELAPNLPWKGVIPFAELMTAKFNLPCTVTNDANAAALGEMLFGAARGMKDFIMITLGTGVGSGIIANGNLIYGHDGFAGELGHTIVKPGGRKHWSTGSEGSLEAYASATGITITAKKMRAEFPESMLNQYPEDEINSKTVYECAMKEDPIAIEVFRYTGQKLGEALANFVMFSSPQAILLFGGVIKAGDFILKPAKLHMERNLLPIFRNKVKLVFSELDEADAAILGASALVWEK from the coding sequence ATGTCATTAATAGATTTATCAAAACAGGTTGCCCTTGGAGTTGACATCGGCGGAACCAATACCAAATTCGGAATTGTAAACCACCGTGGAGAAGTTCTGGATAAAGGAAACCTTAAAACCGATGCCTATGATAAAGTAGAAGATTTTATCGATGCTTTATATGAACATGTACGCCCTTTAATGGAAAAACATGGTGCTGAAAAGCACTTCGACGGAATTGGTGTAGGGGCTCCCAACGCCAACTATTATAAAGGAACAATAGAATTAGCACCCAATCTGCCATGGAAAGGAGTAATTCCTTTTGCTGAACTGATGACCGCAAAATTCAATTTGCCATGTACAGTAACCAATGATGCCAATGCAGCAGCTTTGGGGGAAATGCTTTTCGGGGCAGCACGCGGCATGAAGGATTTTATCATGATTACCCTGGGAACAGGAGTAGGAAGCGGAATTATCGCCAACGGAAATCTAATCTATGGCCATGACGGTTTTGCTGGAGAATTGGGACACACTATTGTAAAACCAGGCGGAAGAAAGCATTGGAGTACAGGATCTGAAGGAAGCCTGGAAGCTTATGCTTCAGCAACAGGAATTACCATCACGGCTAAGAAAATGAGAGCCGAATTCCCGGAATCTATGCTGAACCAATATCCTGAAGACGAGATCAATTCTAAAACCGTATATGAATGTGCGATGAAAGAAGACCCGATTGCTATTGAAGTTTTCAGATATACTGGGCAAAAGTTGGGGGAAGCGTTAGCCAATTTTGTGATGTTCTCTTCACCTCAAGCTATTTTGCTATTCGGTGGAGTGATCAAAGCCGGAGATTTTATCTTAAAGCCTGCTAAACTTCATATGGAAAGGAACCTTCTTCCGATCTTCAGAAATAAAGTAAAATTAGTATTCAGTGAACTGGATGAAGCCGATGCTGCTATTTTGGGAGCAAGTGCTTTGGTTTGGGAAAAATAA